In Hallerella porci, the sequence TCATCGACGTCACCGCCGACTGGTGCCTCACTTGCAAAACCAATGAAGCCGTCGTTTTAAATAGTGATGAAGTGCAGAAAATTTTCGTCGAAACCAAAGCGATTCGCGTCCGCGCCGATTACACATTAGAATCGCCCGAAGTGACGCAACTTTTGCAAAAATTGCATCGCAGCGGCGTCCCCGCTTACGCAGTTTACAAACCGCAAACCGATTCGTGGACCGTCCTCTCGGAAATTCTTTCGGCAGATGCCATTCGCGAGGCGCTTACGAAATAAAATTTTTCGGTTTGGGTCAAATTAACATAGATTTATGACTATGAAAGTCGCACTTCTTACCAACGAATTTCCTCCCGACATCTATGGCGGTGCCGGCATCCATGTTCAATTTCTTTCCCGCGAACTCCGCGCCCATTGCGAAATCGAAGCCCGCGCATTCGGTTCGCAGAATGATTTTGAAAAGAATCTGCATGCGCTCGGTTTTGCGCCGAAGCTCGATTCCAAGCCGAAAGACGCCCGCATGGGAAAAATTTTAAACCCGCTGGACATCAATTTGCAATGGATGAGCAGCCTCGAAGGCATCGACATTGTGCATTGTCACACTTGGTACAGTCACTTTGGAGGCGTTCTCGCTAGCCGTTTATTTGAATGTCCGCTTGTGCTAACGACGCATTCGCTCGAACCGCATCGTCCGTGGAAAGCAGAACAGCTCGGCAATGGCGGTTACCAAATGAGTTCTTGGATTGAACGCACCGCTTACGAAGCTGCCGACGGCGTCATCGCTGTTTCGAATGAAATGAAGCGCGATGTGATGGAACTTTACAAAGTCCCCGCAGACCGCGTCCAAGTCATTTACAACGGAATCGATCCTGACTTTTACAAGCCGACTTTTGAGCCCGAAGTCTTGGACAAATACGGCATCGACAAAAATAAACCGTTTATTCTCTTCGTCGGGCGCATTACCCGCCAGAAAGGAATTTCGCAACTGATCAGCGCAATTCCGCATTTGAAAAAAGATGTGCAAGTTGTTCTCTGCGCTGGTGCCCCCGATACTCCGGAACTCGCCGCAGAATGCGAAGCAAAAATCAATGCGTTAAAGCAAACCCGCGACGGCATTTTCTGGATTCAAGAAATGATGCAGCACAAAGAATTGCGCGTGCTTTACACCTACGCAACCGCTTTCGTCACGCCTTCGCTCTATGAACCGTTTGGCATTATCAATTTGGAAGCGATGAGTTGCGGAACGCCAGTCGTCGGCAGCGCAGTCGGAGGCATCCCCGAAATCATCGTCGACGGGAAAACCGGATTCTTGGTTCCGCTCGAACCGACTTCGTCCACCAATTTTGAGCCGAAAAATCCGGACGAATTCCAGCACGCACTCGCCGACAAATTAAATGTTCTCTTGGACAATCCCGAGATGGCAAAGAAATTTGGCGAAGCGAGTCGTCAACGCGCAATTGACGTTTTCAGTTGGAAAAGCATCGCCAAGCAAACTTTCAATTTTTACGAATCCGTTATCGCTCGTTACAAAGCCGAAGGCGCTCGTAAATAATTTTCAAAATATCTGCGAAAAAGCCGCTGCATCCGCAGTGGCTTTTCTTTTGCACCCCGTTTATTTTAATTCACTCCCGGACCTTCAATGCGACTGTGACCGTTTCCAGTCGGGATAATTTCAAAGTGATTCGTGATTTCTTCTTGGACGCGGTTCACGTGCGAAATGACACCGATTAACTTTTCGTTGCTTTCGCCCAAATTCCGAAGCACTTCAATCGCACGCTGCAATTTGCGTTCGTCCAAAGAGCCGAAACCTTCGTCTAAGAAGAGCGTATCAATGCGGACACGCTGACTTGCAAGCGACGAAAGTCCAAGCGCAAGAGAAAGGCTCACGAGGAAAGTTTCTCCGCCCGAAAGATTTGCTGCAAAGCGACGCTCTCCACATTCCGAATCGTAAAGCAAAATGTTTAACGAATTGTTTTCGGTTTCAATCGTATAACGCGGATCTAAACTCTTCAAGTGTTTATTCGCCGCCTGCACCAAACGCGACAAAGTCAGCTGTTGCACATAAGCGACAAAAGTTTTTCCATCGGCGCTACCGATAAGCGAATTCATCGTATTCCAAAGGAATGTCACCTCTTCTTGCTTCGCTTTCTTTTCTGACAAATCCCTAGACTTTTTCTTTTCGCTTTGGTTCACCGCAAATTTCTGCGATTTTTCAGTATAATTTTTATTCAAATCATCCAATTCTTTTTGCAGCACTTCAATTTTTGAAGTTGCGGTTTGAAGAGTCGTGTGACCTGTATCGCGAGAACGTAATTCATTCAAATTCGTTTCTGCTTGATTCAACTGACCTTTTGCTGTCGCCAAATCCGCAGCCACTTTTTCATATTGCTGCACCATTTGCTGCTTTTCCAAATCCGGAATTAACGCATGACGCAAATCTTCTTCCGACGCAAAACTGTGTTTGCGGAGTTGTGCTGCAAGATCCGTTTCGGCGTGCGATTTATCGCGTTCCGTCAAATTCAACTGTTCCACAATCGTCTGCAACTGCGCCTGCGCTGCGGCAAGTGCATTTTCAGCTTCAGTGGATTGCGTATTCGCTTGCGTCCGATTTTTCTCCGCCGTATCAATTTTCGTTTGATATTCTTTGCGATCTTCCGCCACATCCCGCGAACCAAAAAGCTTTCCGCGTTCTGCCGATTTATCTTGCAAAGCATTTTTTAAGCCCAGCAAATCTTTGTTCAAAAGATCCAAATCTTGTTGCGCTTTTTCAATTTGTTCTTGCAATAATTTTTCTTGTTCGTCAAGAATTTGCAACTGATTTTCATCGCTAGCAATTCTATCCTTGCAAGATTTCCAATTGGACGCCCACTTTTTAATCCGTTCCAAAACAACTTGCGGGCTATTCAAATCCGACTCCGAAAAACCGTAAATTTTCAATTTTTCAAAAACGATATTCATCAATTCCGAAACGTCACCCGTTTTCGTTTGCACATCTTTTTCTGCATCTGCGACGAGATCTTTTGCACGTTTCAATTCGTAATCTGCCGTTTTCACGCTTTCTTGCGCTGCTTCAAAATCTTTCTGCAAATGATTCAAACGATTTGCGGTCGCAGAAATTTCAGTTGCCGAGGCAATCGCCCCTTCATGATTATCGTGATAAGTGCTGCCGCAGACTGGGCACGCTTCGCCTTCGTGCAAAGACGATTGAATTAACGATGCAATTTTGTTGATATCTTTTGAAAGATTTTTTTCGCGTTCCGCAGCAATTTGAGTAAATTTGAGCTCTTGTTGCTTCAAATCTTTTTCCGCATTCACGCAACGCGTTTTCATCTTCGCAAGCGAATCTTGTGATTTTCCCAAAGCAATTTTCGCATCGTCCAAACGATTTAACCGATCCGAAATAATCGATTGTTCGCTCTCCAATGTTGAATGCACCGAATTCGTTTTTTCATAATTGCGACAATCCGCTAATTTTTTTTCTAAAGTAGCGCGTTTCTCTTTATATGTTTCCCCAGTTTGGTACAAATTTTTGATGTCTTTTTCTTTTGAAGAAATCGCCGTTTTCTTTTCTTCAAAAGATGCTTTCAACTGGCGAATTTCCGCATCCAAAGACGAAACACTATCGCGAAGAGCATTCCGATTTTTATCTTCGCTGCGTAAATTTTCTTCTTCTTGAGTCCGCTTGTCTAAATCATTTTTTGCCGTTTCACAGGCTTGCTTTTTTTGCGGCATTTGCTCTTGCAATGCTTTTTTCTGCTTCATTTTTTCCGCAAAATCTTTCCGCAAATTTTCCACAACTTTTAACGGCGCGACTAGTGTCTGCGCTTCATCGCTCCGCTGAACGCGTCTCCGATCGCCGTCTAATTGGCGATTTTTTTCGCCTAAAAGCGCAGCCTCTTTCCGCAAATTTTGACAATTCTTTTCGGCTTTTTCAATGTCTTCCAATGTCCGCTTGTATTCTTCATTTTTCTTTAATTCCGCAGACTTGGTTACCTTTGTTTTTTCCGCTTCGCCGAGCCACGCTTCCAAATCGCGCGCCTCGTTGTCAGGCATCAACTGAATGCCATTCAAATTTTCTTGGATGCTATCTAATTTTCCTTGTTCTTCTTTATTGCGAGCAAAAACCGCCTTCGAAATTTTCCGATAAATTTCTTGTCCCGAAAGTTTTTCAAGAATCGCCGCTTTTTCTTCGCGCTTACTTTTGAGGAAATTATCAAAGCCGCCCTGCGGAAGCATTACCGCCCGCATAAATTGATCAAAATTTAAGCCGACAATTTCTTCAATTTTTTTCTGCACTTCTTTTGTTTTCGAAACTTCATCGTGGGCAATGTATTCGCCATCTTTTTCAAACAACAATTTGACTTCCGGCGATTGCATTTTTCCGTCAGGTTTATTTCCTGCGCGATGCACTTTCCAAATCGCTTTGTAACGATTCCCCGCCGATTCAAATTCCACTTCCGAAAAGGATTCTCCCGTTCCAAGCGTCATCACGAGTTCGGGTCCATTATCCAACTTCGTCTTGTCCGCAACGCTGTCTTGGCGCGGTGTCTTTCCATAAAGCGCAAGAGAAATCGCATCCAAAATTGAAGTTTTTCCCGAGCCCGTCGGGCCCGCAATGGCAAAAAGATGATTGCGCAAAAACGCGGGATCGTCAAATCGTAACGTCCATTCTCCCGCAAGAGAATTCACATTTTTAAAATGCAATGTTATAATTTTCATTCCTGAGCCCCTCCTTCTTGCACAAGTTTTAAAATTTCTTGGAACGCACCTTCCAAACGTGCTCTCATCTTGTCATCAAATTTTTTTGTTGATTTTTCTTCTTCGCGTAAACGGCGATCAAAAATTTCGGTCGGCGAATGTTCCGAAAGATCGCAGTCATCTGCGGCAATCGTCTGCGAACCGTCCACGCGATTTGCATATTCCGCTTTGACAAATTCCAAAGTCGTCTTTTCAAAATCGGAAGAAAGCATGTCACGCAAATTCCCCACCGAGCCTGTGCCCGTGAAACGCACGCGGACAAATGCCTTAGGCGTTTCCAAATTTGCCTTTGCAATTTTCGCACGAATTTCATTCAAATTTTCGCCCGAAATCGTCACCATTTTGCGGAATTGCGGAACGCTAATCGGACGAATTTTCGGCGGATTATTTTCTTCGAAATCGACGAGAAGCACAACGCTTTCGCGGTTCGCTTCATCAAATCCCATCGGCAGCGGAGAACCCGAATAACGGATGCGATCTTCGCCCGCTACTTTCTGCGCCCGATGAATATGGCCGAGTGCGACATAATCAAATGCCGGCGGGAAAATTTCGACATTGACATTTTCCAAATTGCCGACGACAGTGTATTCGGTATCCGCAGCATTTTCTGAAAGAATTGAACCCGCCGCATAAAGATGCGCCATCGCAATAATCGGAAGTGACTTTCCGACATTTTCTTGCAACTGTCGCGCCAGATTTTTCAATTTTTCAAAATGCGCTTTCGTGCCCGCGCGGACAAATTCTTCGTCCGTTGCCGCTTTGGCATTTTCCAAACTCGCCTGTAACGCTTTATCGCGCAAATACGGAGCCGCACAAAGAATCACTTGCGGATTTTCTGCATTCGGAAGCGCAAAAACTTCGTTCGCAAAATGATTTTCTACATCCGGCGAAGCGATGACGCGCACATGCAACAATTCCAAAACCGAGCGTGCGACATTTAAAGTTGATGGCGAATCGTGATTCCCTGCGGTAATCACGACATTTTTACAGCACGTGCCATTGAGCTGCGTCAAAAAAGAAAAGTAAAGTTCTTGCGCAGCATTACTCGGCGAACCTGTATCAAAGATATCGCCCGAAACGAGAAGTGCATCCACTTCGTTCGTAACAATTGTTTCTTTTAACCACGAAAGAAAGGCTCTGTATTCTTCTTGCCGCGAACGATCGTGCAAAGAATTCCCCAAATGCCAATCCGATGTATGCAAAATTCGAAAACCAGTATGACTCATACCACAAATTTAGATTGATTTATTTGTCAATTTTGACAAAAATCATTTTTTTTCTCGGAATTATTCCAACCGATTTTTCAAATAATGCGGCGCGGTTTTCTTGACAAAAAATACCGCAGAAACGAGAAGCAAAGCAGCGCAAAACAAGAACATCGTCGAATACGAAAACGCTTCGGCCAAAGGGCCGCCGACCAAAATGCCGATGCCAATTCCCAAATCCCAGCCCGTCAAATAAGTGCTCGTCGCCGTTCCGCGCTGATCGTGCCGCGCCAAATTCACGCACATCGTTTGGTATCCCGGAAACACGAGCCCAAGGCCTGCGCCGATTAAAAACGCCGCCGTTAAAAAGACGATTTGATTTGGAATGAGCGAAAAAAGAAAATACGCAGCCGTTACCGACGAAAGTCCAATGGCGACAAGACGCGTCAAATAACCGCGATCGATAAGCTTTCCCGTGAGAAGTCTAGAAGTAATGAGCCCGATGGCGATTAACGCATAAAAAAATCCCGAGCCCGAAAGATGATTTTGTTCTGCGTAAAGGGCGACATAATTTGTCAACGGTCCATACGCAAAGCCGATAAAAAGCATATTCACAAATTGCGGAATCGCCCGCGTTAAAAAGAAACGATCGAGAGAAATCGGCGCAGTATCTTTCTTAATCGGCTTCGCTTTCGTCCGAATCGGGAAAATTAAAATAAGTCCGATTACACATAAAATAACCGAAAGTGCAATAACCGGATTTGCGCCATACGCTTCGTATAAAAACATTCCCGTCATCGGTCCCGTTGCAAAAGCGAGATTTGTCGTCACACCAAAATAGCCGATGCCTTCGCCGCGGCGACTCGAAGGCAACACATCGATAACAATCGTGCTGCCCGCTGTACTTGCGATACCGAAACCGACGCCGTGTAAAAATCGGATAACGCCGAGCACAAAAAGAGTTCCCGCTGCCGCATACCCGATAAACATCGCCGAAAAGACCAAATACATCAACAAATACAAAGGCTTCCGCGGAAAACTATCCACGAGAAATCCCGCAAACGGACGACAAAAAAGCGCACCAATCGTATAAAGCGAAATGATCACTCCTGAAATCGCCGCCCCAGCTTGAAATTTTTCAAAAATATAAAGCGGAAGAATCGGCAAAAGTTCGTAAAACGAAAAAAATAAAAGAAAATTTGTAATACCGACTAGAACAAATTCCCGAGACCAAAGCTTTTCCATACCCGCAAATTTAGCAAAATTGACCGCACAAATAAAATTTTTACTAAAATAAAAATCGCAGCTAATTTTTAATTTTTCTGAAAAATCAATAGTTCCTATATAAATAACAAGTCTTTTCAAGCTTTTTCCCCGTAGAATTTCCCCGTTGATATTCCTCACGCAATGGCTATCGCAGAAAACTTCTTTTCCGCAAAGCCTTTTTCAGAGATTACATTTAGTTTATGCATCTCAAACAATTTTTCACAGAAATTCCGACATCAAAACTTTCGCATTCTTCGAGTCCCGATGAAAAGGTGAAAAAACTAACCGAAGCCGCTGCGCTCAAAGCAGCGATGGTGAGCGCTACATTATCCGCGCCCGGCGGCGTTGTCGGGATGCTCGCTTCCCTTCCCGATTTAGCGGCGATTTGGCGCATCCAAGCGCAACTTGTCGCAGACATTGCTGCGACCTACGGCAAGCTCGGTTACCTTACAAAGCAATCTCTCGTCTGGTGCCTTTGTAAACAATCCGGCGTTCAAATTGCCCGCGATGTCGCGATGCGCGTCGGCACTCATTTTCTCTTGAAAAAAAGCAAACTCAAATTGCTTTCTCGGACTCTTCCTGTCGTTGGCGCAATCAGCAGCGGTGCGTATGCCGCATACGATACTTATAGCGTTTCCAAAATCGCCAAAGCTTACTTTGAAAATTCCGAATTTCAAAATGTCGAAGACGATGATGTCCGCTATGCCCAAGCTGAATCGGCGGAAAATGACGAAAATTTAAATGCTTAAATTGCAGATTTTTTTTGCAATTTGCGCGAAAAATCGGCATTTTCAGCGGGAAAATTCCTTTATTTTTTGGGAAACGCTCCCGAAAACGCCCGTTTTTCATCCTTACTTTCACTTTAAACCTTGAGAGCTGGTCAGAAATTTTCTATTTTATGCGCCAGTTTACATTCCTAATCATTTCACGGAAAGAATATGAACGAAATTCACAAACATCGTAACATTGGTATCTCGGCTCACATCGACTCGGGAAAGACCACCCTTACAGAACGCATTCTGTACTTCACCAAGAAAATTCACGCAATCCACGAAGTTCGTGGTAAAGACGGCGTGGGTGCCACCATGGACTCCATGGAACTGGAAAAGGAACGCGGCATCACGATTCAGTCCGCAGCGACCTTTGTGAACTGGAAAAACACCACTATTAACATTATTGATACACCGGGGCACGTGGACTTCACAATCGAAGTGGAACGCGCACTCCGCGTTCTCGATGGTGCTATTCTCGTTTTGACCGGCGTGGAAGGCGTGCAATCTCAGTCGATTACCGTTGACCGCCAGATGAAGCGTTATCACGTTCCTCGCGTCGCTTTCGTGAACAAGTGTGACCGCTCGGGCGCAAATCCGCTCCGCGTTGCTGTGATGCTCAAGGAAAAGCTCAACCACAATCCGTGCGTTATGCAGATTCCTATCGGACTTGAAGACAAGCTCCGCGGCGTCGTCGACCTAATCAAGATGAAGGCTTACTATTTCGAAGGCCCGAACGGCGACGATTTGATCGAAAAAGAAATTCCGGAAGAATTGAAAGAACAAGCTCAAGAATACCGCGAAAAGCTCGTGGACTGCTGCTCTGACTTCAACGACGAAGTCATGGAAAAGGCTCTCGAAGGCGACTACAACGATATTCCGGCCGAACTTCTCAAGGCTACAATCCGCAAGGCAACGATCGAACTCAAGATGACTCCGGTCTTCATGGGTTCTGCACACAAGAACATCGGTATTCAGCCGCTCCTCGATGGCGTTTCCGAATACCTCCCGGACCCGACCGAAGTTGAAAACATCGCTCTCGATGTGGACAACGGCGAAAAAGAAGTCGTTCTCAAGTCCGAAGATGACAAGCCGCTCGTTTGCTACGCGTTCAAGCTTGAAAACGGTCAGTATGGTCAGTTGACTTACATCCGTATTTATCAAGGTAAGATTACGAAGGGCGATTCCATTTACAATATGGCAACCGGTAAGAAGGTTTCCGTGGGTCGTCTCCGCCGTATGCACTCCAACCAGCCGATCGATATCGAATCTGCAGGTTCGGGCGACATCGTAGCCCTCTTTGGTATTGACTGCGCTTCGGGTACCACCTTTACCGATGGCTCGATTCACTACAACATGACTTCGATGCACGTGCCGAATCCGGTGATTGAACTTGCTATCGAAGCCAAGAGCCGCGATGACCTCGAAGCGATGTCCAAGGCTCTCAACCGCTTCACCAAGGAAGACCCGACGTTCCAAGTTTACGTGGACAAAGAAAGTGGCCAGACCATCATCAAGGGTATGGGCGAACTTCACCTCGATGTTTACATTGAACGTATGAAGCGCGAATATAAAGTCGACGTGGAAAAGGGTAAACCGCAGGTGGCTTACCGCGAAACCATTACTCGTTCTGCAAAGTTCGATTACACGCACAAGAAGCAGACAGGTGGTTCGGGTCAGTTCGCAAAGGTCGTCGGCGAAATGCGTCCGATGGCAGTCGAAGGCGATGCCGAAAATACATACAAATTCATCAACAGTGTCGTCGGCGGACGTATTCCGAAGGAATTCATTCCGTCTTGCGATAAGGGATTCCAGAGCTGCATGGAAGCAGGTTCGCTCATCGGCTTCCCGGTCGTCGGCATTGAAATGGACCTTCAAGATGGTGCCTACCACGAAGTTGACTCTTCGGATATGGCGTTCCAGATTTGCGCTCGTATGGCATTCCGTCAGGCTTTCGAAAAGGCTGGCGCTCAAATCCTCGAACCGATTATGAAAGTGGAAATCACGACTCCGACCGAATTCCAGGGTAGCGTCGTCGGCAACATTTCTCAACGCCGCGGCAACATCATGGGCACGACCGAAGAACGTGACGAAACCATCATCGAAGCAGAAGTACCGCTTTCCGAAATGTTCGGTTACATGACGGACCTCCGCTCCATGACTCAGGGTAAAGCTGAATTCACCATGGAATTCAAGAAGTACGCCCCGGTTCCGCGCAACATTCAGGACGAACTCATCAAGAAGTACGGCGACAAGGCGAAGAACGCTCAACGCTAATCTTCTCGAACCGAGAATTCAAAAAGCGAGCTCAAACGAGCTCGCTTTTTTTGTTCAGAATTGAAAGCAAGTCATTTTTATTGCGCACAAAATTGCGCATTAGAATGTTCCAAGTTGGTTTAATCCCTCGAACAATTTTTGTTGCATCTCTTCAAAAAACAGTTTACCTTTATAGATGTAGGACGCGCCCCGACGGCTTTGGTTTAGCGAAGGGATGCTGGAGCAAACCGCAGCCGCAGGGTAAGGCGGTCAGGGCGCGTTCCTAATTTCTCTCTTGAATGTTTTTCATTGATCATCCTCCTTGAGCGCAGGGCGTAAGCCCTGCGTCTCTTTTTTTTTCGCAGAATTGATTTGCAAAAAAATCCCACAAAAAAAGAGCCCGCTAAATTTAGCGAACTCTTTTATACTCACGGCGGGAATCGAACCCACGACCCACTGCTTAGAAGGCAGTTGCTCTATCCAACTGAGCTACGCGAGCAGAACTGGTGAAATTCACCGAGTGCGTCAAATATAGGAAATTGAAAAATTTTCATCAAGCAAAAAGATTCAATCGGAATTTAGAAAAGCATTCCCACTACATTTCTGCATTTTTCAAACAAAAGGCTGACAAAAAATCCATCGAGAAATTGCATTTTTTTTGCTTTTTTGAGAATGGACAAATCTATATTATAAGAAGAAACTATTTGAAAGGTAGATCATGACATTAAACGAAGCTCTCGCCATTGCCGAAAAAGCCCACGCAGGTCTCAAAGATAAAGCGGGCGGTCCATACATTGACTTTCTCAAAAGTGTGGCGGAACATTTGAAAAATAAAGGCGAATCCGAAGAGGTGCAAGCTCTTGCTGTTTTGCAAGATATTCTCACGCCGGCGACGAAACTCTCCGAAGAAGATGTCCTTAAAATGGGCGTCCCTGCCGAGATGATTGCACGCATCAAGAAGATGACCTATCACAAGAATCAAGGTTGGATTGACGAATACAGCTGCAAATTGATGGCTCAAGGCGTCCCCGCCGAAGAATCTACTTACGAAGCCCGCGAAAAAGAATTCGTCCACTTCGTCAAGACTTTGAAAGACGATCCCATTGCAGCGAAAGCAAAAGCCGCCATTTTGAGCGTCCTTCAAGAAGACAAGTACATTCATCGCCAAGAACGTCGCGAACTCAAGACGCAATTCCGTCTGAAGAAGTATAAAGCAGCGATTGCGGCACTCGAAGAATAAATTTCAAGGCAGGACGATTCCTGCCTTTTTTGTTATTCTGTTGTCGTTTGAGCGTTCATTTGTTACATTTACCGCGCTAGCCTTTCGAGGCTCACAACCCTAATAAGGAACATTACCATGGCAAATAAAGTCTATAACTTCAGCGCAGGTCCTTCGGTCCTGCCGGAACAGGCCCTCAAAGAAGCATCTGCTGCCTGCATCGATTACGCAAACAGTGGCATCAGTATTCTTTCGATGAGCCACCGTTCAAAGCCGATTGGAGACATGTTCGCAGAAACCGAACAATTTCTCCGCGACTTGATGGGCATTCCTGAAAACTACGATATCGTGTTCCTCGGCGGTGGTTGTTCTCTCTTGTTCTGCATGGTTCCGATGAATCTTCTCGGACAAAATGAAACGGCTGACTATACCGATACCGGCGTGTGGGCGGGCAAAGCTTTGAAAGAAGCAAAGCAATTCGGCAATGTGAATGTCGCTTGCTCCACCAAGGCCGACGTTTACAATCACATTGACAAGAATTTGCAGATGAGCGATAACGCAAAATATCTGCACATCACCGGCAACAACACCATTTACGGAACCGAATGGCACAACTTCCCGAAGCCCAAATCGGGTTATCTCGTTTGCGATATGAGCTCGGACTTTCTCGCTCGTAAAGTGAACGTTTCGGACTTCGGTATGATTTACGGCGGCGCTCAAAAGAACATTAGCTGCGCTGGCGTTACCGTTTCGATTATCCGCAAAGGTCTTCTCGGCACCGTGGATCGCAAGATTCCGACAATGCTCAATTTCCAGACGCATATCGATGGCGCAAATATGTTCAACACGCCTCCGGTATTTGCAGTCTACGTGATGAACCGCACTCTCAAATGGTTGAAGGATATCGGCGGTATCGATGCCATTGAAAAAATCAACCGCGAAAAAGCAGCTCTTCTCTACGGTGCATTGGACGCTTCGAAGGTGTTCGTCGGCACGGCTGCAAAAGAAGACCGCTCGATGATGAACGTTCCGTTCGTCTTCAACAAAGAAGTGGTCTCTGCCGAAAAGAACGACGAATTGGCAAAGGAATTCTTGGATTTTGCAAAGGCTCGTGGTTTGCAACAGCTCAAGGGTCACCGTTCTGTCGGCGGCTTCCGCGCTTCGATTTACAATGCAATGCCTATCGAAGGCGTGCAGGCTTTGGTCGATTGCCTCGGCGATTTCGAAAAGAAAGTCTTGGGATAATTCCCGCGGTTTTCACAAAAAAAGCTCGCAGCGATGCGAGCTTTTTTGTTTTGCATTTGATGCAGAAAATTTCAGCGCGAGGCTCAAACTTTCTGCGTTTTCATTAGAAATTAGTCGCCGTCAATGCAGCGGACAGAATAACCGTTTTCTGCGTGCGGCGCTAATTCGCGGACCATGTTATCGCCCATGCGGCCTAAGACCCAAATCCAAATCGTCGCATT encodes:
- the glgA gene encoding glycogen synthase; amino-acid sequence: MKVALLTNEFPPDIYGGAGIHVQFLSRELRAHCEIEARAFGSQNDFEKNLHALGFAPKLDSKPKDARMGKILNPLDINLQWMSSLEGIDIVHCHTWYSHFGGVLASRLFECPLVLTTHSLEPHRPWKAEQLGNGGYQMSSWIERTAYEAADGVIAVSNEMKRDVMELYKVPADRVQVIYNGIDPDFYKPTFEPEVLDKYGIDKNKPFILFVGRITRQKGISQLISAIPHLKKDVQVVLCAGAPDTPELAAECEAKINALKQTRDGIFWIQEMMQHKELRVLYTYATAFVTPSLYEPFGIINLEAMSCGTPVVGSAVGGIPEIIVDGKTGFLVPLEPTSSTNFEPKNPDEFQHALADKLNVLLDNPEMAKKFGEASRQRAIDVFSWKSIAKQTFNFYESVIARYKAEGARK
- a CDS encoding AAA family ATPase: MKIITLHFKNVNSLAGEWTLRFDDPAFLRNHLFAIAGPTGSGKTSILDAISLALYGKTPRQDSVADKTKLDNGPELVMTLGTGESFSEVEFESAGNRYKAIWKVHRAGNKPDGKMQSPEVKLLFEKDGEYIAHDEVSKTKEVQKKIEEIVGLNFDQFMRAVMLPQGGFDNFLKSKREEKAAILEKLSGQEIYRKISKAVFARNKEEQGKLDSIQENLNGIQLMPDNEARDLEAWLGEAEKTKVTKSAELKKNEEYKRTLEDIEKAEKNCQNLRKEAALLGEKNRQLDGDRRRVQRSDEAQTLVAPLKVVENLRKDFAEKMKQKKALQEQMPQKKQACETAKNDLDKRTQEEENLRSEDKNRNALRDSVSSLDAEIRQLKASFEEKKTAISSKEKDIKNLYQTGETYKEKRATLEKKLADCRNYEKTNSVHSTLESEQSIISDRLNRLDDAKIALGKSQDSLAKMKTRCVNAEKDLKQQELKFTQIAAEREKNLSKDINKIASLIQSSLHEGEACPVCGSTYHDNHEGAIASATEISATANRLNHLQKDFEAAQESVKTADYELKRAKDLVADAEKDVQTKTGDVSELMNIVFEKLKIYGFSESDLNSPQVVLERIKKWASNWKSCKDRIASDENQLQILDEQEKLLQEQIEKAQQDLDLLNKDLLGLKNALQDKSAERGKLFGSRDVAEDRKEYQTKIDTAEKNRTQANTQSTEAENALAAAQAQLQTIVEQLNLTERDKSHAETDLAAQLRKHSFASEEDLRHALIPDLEKQQMVQQYEKVAADLATAKGQLNQAETNLNELRSRDTGHTTLQTATSKIEVLQKELDDLNKNYTEKSQKFAVNQSEKKKSRDLSEKKAKQEEVTFLWNTMNSLIGSADGKTFVAYVQQLTLSRLVQAANKHLKSLDPRYTIETENNSLNILLYDSECGERRFAANLSGGETFLVSLSLALGLSSLASQRVRIDTLFLDEGFGSLDERKLQRAIEVLRNLGESNEKLIGVISHVNRVQEEITNHFEIIPTGNGHSRIEGPGVN
- a CDS encoding exonuclease SbcCD subunit D C-terminal domain-containing protein; translated protein: MSHTGFRILHTSDWHLGNSLHDRSRQEEYRAFLSWLKETIVTNEVDALLVSGDIFDTGSPSNAAQELYFSFLTQLNGTCCKNVVITAGNHDSPSTLNVARSVLELLHVRVIASPDVENHFANEVFALPNAENPQVILCAAPYLRDKALQASLENAKAATDEEFVRAGTKAHFEKLKNLARQLQENVGKSLPIIAMAHLYAAGSILSENAADTEYTVVGNLENVNVEIFPPAFDYVALGHIHRAQKVAGEDRIRYSGSPLPMGFDEANRESVVLLVDFEENNPPKIRPISVPQFRKMVTISGENLNEIRAKIAKANLETPKAFVRVRFTGTGSVGNLRDMLSSDFEKTTLEFVKAEYANRVDGSQTIAADDCDLSEHSPTEIFDRRLREEEKSTKKFDDKMRARLEGAFQEILKLVQEGGAQE
- a CDS encoding MFS transporter encodes the protein MEKLWSREFVLVGITNFLLFFSFYELLPILPLYIFEKFQAGAAISGVIISLYTIGALFCRPFAGFLVDSFPRKPLYLLMYLVFSAMFIGYAAAGTLFVLGVIRFLHGVGFGIASTAGSTIVIDVLPSSRRGEGIGYFGVTTNLAFATGPMTGMFLYEAYGANPVIALSVILCVIGLILIFPIRTKAKPIKKDTAPISLDRFFLTRAIPQFVNMLFIGFAYGPLTNYVALYAEQNHLSGSGFFYALIAIGLITSRLLTGKLIDRGYLTRLVAIGLSSVTAAYFLFSLIPNQIVFLTAAFLIGAGLGLVFPGYQTMCVNLARHDQRGTATSTYLTGWDLGIGIGILVGGPLAEAFSYSTMFLFCAALLLVSAVFFVKKTAPHYLKNRLE
- a CDS encoding DUF697 domain-containing protein is translated as MHLKQFFTEIPTSKLSHSSSPDEKVKKLTEAAALKAAMVSATLSAPGGVVGMLASLPDLAAIWRIQAQLVADIAATYGKLGYLTKQSLVWCLCKQSGVQIARDVAMRVGTHFLLKKSKLKLLSRTLPVVGAISSGAYAAYDTYSVSKIAKAYFENSEFQNVEDDDVRYAQAESAENDENLNA